The stretch of DNA AACAAAACCACTCACCAACACATGTGATCAGATTGTAGTTGTGTCACTAAATACTCTCATATTCTTGCGTGTTTTGCACGGGCAAGGTATCATCTGTGTCTTCTTATTTCTTGCATGGTTTTCTGGAACTTgaatgaatttatcaagttctccACGGAAATAGGCATCAGTCATGCATGCTTTGTACATCCATATCCTATCCATCTCTGAACATCAACAAATAATTTAAATGGTTTAAACAAGCTCTTCCATAATTTTTAAAATATATACCTAGCTTTATATACGCATAGGTATGCATATGTGTAAACATAGAAAAAAATTCAAATATTCTTCTATCTCCTCTAAGGATCTAGAAAATTTGTTACTTAGAAATAAAAGCTAAAACATAAAGATTGGATCCAAATAATTACATAAATTTGTTGTCATGCTAAAATAAAATAACTTCATCCAAAAGTTTGAGGCAAATAGAGCCCAAAATGATCATAAATATATACTTTTATATATACGTAGATATTCGAAAACttcaatttaacatgtaaaaacAAAAAATTAAAAAACAACCATTATTGAAATACTAAATTTTGTCGGAAAAAAGCTATCATGCATGTGTGCAAATATAGAAAAAAGTTTCTTCTCCCTTCTATATAGATCTATGAATTTATTTACTTAGGAATGAGGCTAAAACATAAAGATTGAACTCAAATAATTACATAATCTTGTTCTCCTACTAAAATAATCTAAATTCATCCAAAAGTTTGAGGTAAATGAGAGCCCCAAATGGTAAATCCACATCATGTAGATCCAGATCTAGCTAGAGGTAACAGAGCTTCATTTGAGACTTAAAACTATCCAAAAAGCTTAGAAAAGATATTGGATTAGCATAAACTTACCCCTAGATTCCCAACTTGAAGGAAATCAAGTTTAAAATCTTCCCTCCCCATTAGCTTTTTTTTGGATTTTCGAACACCACCTCCCCCGAGCAAACACTGTGCtgtcgggaggaggaagaatggTGGCACCTAGATTTTTATAGGCATTTTCAGAAGCGAGTGATGGCCTCACCTATCCCTAAAGATGCATTTCCAGAgacgggtgacgccatcacccgcccctgaaaatgtgccccattttcaggggcgggtgatgaCGCCACCCGCCTCTAAAGATGGAATTCCAGGGATGGATCAGTTATTACATTACCCCCGCTCCTTTTGTAGGAATGGTTACATTTTGACCCGCCTCTAGAAAAAAATAGGATGTTAATACAAATCATTTTTTAGTAGTGCTTGGATCCTTGCAGGTTGCTGCCATTACTACCATGAAGAATATATTAAATTCCTTCAATTAAGAAATTAATTACTACAATGCTGTTGGGACAAAAGACTTTGTGAAGCATTGCTCAAATATTTAATTTGATACGGAACATGATGAAAATTTTGGCTTTTTCCTTGTGATCTACGATCTGAACTCTCTGTTCATGCAACTCTCGCTGGTAATTCCATTTTCATTGGACGACATATCAACAATTCCATCTTGCTGGTTACCTGAACAGTAAACACTAATAAACAATTACATGTACGTATCACTTCTAGGTAACCGGTTGGTCCTACCGATAAACAATTACAACAATCTACAATTTGAACTATCTGTTCAATGCATACATGAATCGATGACACAAAAGGCTTGCTAACACCCAAGATAAGGGAAATACTATATGTTGCATATGTATGTGCAGTTTATCGCGCACGCTGGTGAGATATGAACTTCTTTTTCCATTTTAGTTGAAACATTTGTTTTCTTTGCGGAACAATTTTTCTTCTCAAGTAGTTCTAgtatgtttttttttccttctactTGAacatttttccttttcttctcaatGGAACAATCTGTTTTTTTACTGCAACAACTTTTCTTCAAATGTTccacaaaagaaaaaaattcCACGAAGAGGGAAAAATGTTGTagtagaagaaaaaaaagaaagtgctaaaaaaaaagaaagtgcAATAAGAAGACTTCAAGTCGCATATACAATGTACAATATATGTCCCGCAAGAAACACCTTGCACACAAGAAGTATGTATATCTAGTCAATGGATACAAGTCTTCATATGATACATATAGTGGATGCAAATGTTAATGCCTATTTCATGGTAAACTAGGATTATATAAAAATGTCATAGTTAAAACATATACAAAACATTGCAACTCATGATGTTTATTTTGGCATCCGAATACATAATGCATGAGCTAGAATACTAATTACATATGTACTAATAACAGGAAATATCTTTTCTAAAATTACTTAGTGTCCCTATATTGATATTGAAATAAACCTTTATCAGTAAACTCAATCAGACTATAGTATATCCTTAGCCTGATGGCTACATACAATGTGTATTGCGATGCACTTCTCACCTTTGGTCCATTTTTGGCATAGTCATCATGGTCAGGCATAATAGGATAACAAGAGGTCACATTAATTCTTCAAATGGAATATTTATGGGTGAAAGGAGGTTGTTGGGCAATACATGCTATTCTTAAAAATAATTCTAGCATATAATGACTAACTAAAACTCCAAGCACCTAAAGATGGCAGGTAACAACCACTAATCAATGTGCTCATTAAAATGTTTTTGCGCTAGAGACTACACCCTCCAATTGgtacaaaataatatttttgcATCTAATCATCACTAACCAATGTGTTCATATTTCCACTTGCATGTAAATCAAACAATAGAAGGAATCTCACTTCACCCTTTATTGgggtatttttctttttttcctcgtTAAACATTTTCTTTTATTGTATATTCTTCTGATGGTTTAGCAAAAGAAAAATATTCAATAAAGAATAGAAAAAATGTTCGAAAGTATGATAAGATAATTTCTAGTCGCACATCCTTAATATGTCCCCAAAGTACCATGTCGTACACAAGAAACATGTATATCTGGGCCCATGAATACGGTTCATATGGTACTAGGAACCCATAGCATATGCTCTATGATCATATAAGATGAGTATAAAGGGAAGTGTCTATTGCACATCTGATACCCTCTGGCCATTGAAAAGTAACAGAATAATAATAGTTGCACTGGCTGCTTCTATTTTATATGGAAAAAATATTTAACCACATACGGCAACTAATCTAGTAGGTTTGCATCTACCAATTATTCGAAATAAATATATCATGACAATCCGTAAAAGAATGTACTAGATAACAATGTTACGAAAACACAATGCAAAATTGATCTACTACCATTGAGTCCTAAACGAGTAAGGTAGGGTGTGGTAGTGTTTGTGGACTTCGTTGGGGAGAAGGCGAGAGAGCTCCGAATTCCCAAGTCCCAAACACTCCGAGCCCTGTCCTCCTCCTTGCCCTGCTGGACCCAGCAAAATCCCCAAATCGCCCTCCGACAGCACGCGACCGAcctctgctccccctccccGCATCAGCAACTTCCCCTCGCCTCGCATCCGCCCCCGACCCCCTGACCCCCTCCGCCTCctcttcccgccgccgccgccgcctggcgGCCGCCCTCCCGCAAGTCCACCGCAGTCGCCGGTGACGACGACCCCATGACTATGATGACGCCGCCCCCTCTCGAGGTACGTGCTGCCCCCCTTCACTCCGCCCGCCTGCCCCGATCTCGGCGGCTCGCCCCCCTCGCCGGCCCCGGTCCCGGCGCCGATCGGGTAGGGCTTGGTTTTGCTCTAGGGTTCACGCGCCGCGCCGGATCTGACGCCTCCGCTGTTCCGGctaccgcagcagcagcaagaggACGAGGAGATGCTTGTGCCGCACCAGGAGCTCCCCGTCGCGGGCCCCGAGCCCGCCCCGCAGCCCATGGAAGGTGAGGACCAGGGCCGCCTCGCGATTCGCTACCCTCCCGCCTTCTGTCTGTCCTTGCGTGTGTTCCTGGGGTTGCTGGGTTTATGTGTTTCTAGTTCGCGGTTGATCTCATCTTATCTCACACGTGGTGGTTTCTACTGTGGTTGCTGCTGCTAGTCGTTGCGCAGACGGAGACCGCCAACACCGCGGAGAGCCAGCCGGCAGAGGACCCGCAGACGTCGCGCTTCACCTGGACGATTGAGAGCTTCAGCCGGCTCAACACTAAGAAGCACTACTCCGACGTGTTTGTCGTCGGAGGGTACAAATGGTGAGCCTGGGATCTCTTGCCACTGTAACTGCTGCTGGAAACATGGGTAAAAGGTCTTGGGGGTTTTGATCGTAGTGCCACTTTTTTGCTTGCAGGCGTGTGCTGATTTTCCCCAAGGGGAACAATGTGGATCACTTCTCAATGTATTTGGATGTCGCGGATTCGGGGAACCTCCCATATGGGTGGAGCCGGTATGCTCAGTTCAGCTTGGCTGTTGTGAACCAGATCCATCCCAAGTATACGATACGGAAAGGTATCTATTTCGTCATTTATTTTTGCCCGCATCTTATGAATGGCATTCCATCATGGAATGTTTTGAGGGGCTATAGCTTGCATGTATTGAACCAAGCTGGAACACGATGAGACCTTTGGCAGCTATTTGATCATTGACAAATGTCAAACTTCTATCATGATAGCATGTAGGCTGCTGCAAATTTTGGTAGTGCAACTGAAGGCGAACGCATCACATGCCTAGGTTGTGTGGGTGTATGTAGTGAGTCAAAAATCCCCCCTGCTTGCATGAGGTTATAACTGGAAATGAAATGCACAGGCTATTTGCCATAACTAATGACAACTAATATGCAAAATGATAGACAACTATTGGGAGCGTGGACCATCTGAAAAAGCCGTGTCCATCCCTAGGGTTACTGCGTTGGTTGTCTGTTTTGAAAAATGTAACTATTCTGTTGGTTGTAAATGTTTTTTTGACTTTTATTTCTATATAAATAGTTGTGTCAATATTGTTGAGTGTGGCTTTTGTTAGGATCAATGTAGATCATTAAGCACATACATAGTTGATCGTTGTTATAATGCATGATAGAATATTTTGAATAATGATTCATTCAGATTAATAGAACTCTGTATAAATGCTTCTGCAAATCATGCAGTTTGAAAATTGCCAACGGATGTCATACTGACATGTGTGGACAGGAGTAcagggcccacatgtcagcctCGAAATACTTTTTTTTTAAACTGCATTGGTTGCAGTTATGCTTATTTACATTTTCCCAGTAACTCCCAACAGTTTTGGTTCTTACTTTGAACTTTTCTGCTCAGTTGCCAACTCAAAGTTGCTTGAAGCCCTAACCTTCAGTTCAGTCGCTAATAATCTATTAAGAGATGTATAGATATTAACATTATTGTCTTACATGGGTTTGATTTCCGTTTTACTTTGGTTGCATTTTAGTTTTCCAGTATTTTTGCAATATTTCGTTTGGTTGAATATATATGTTGGTTCCATTTTTGGCAGATACCCAGCACCAATTTAATGCACGTGAGAGCGACTGGGGTTTCACATCATTTATGCCTTTGAGTGACCTGTATGACCCAAGCAGGGGCTATCTTGTGAATGACACTGTTGTTGTAGAAGCTGAGGTTGCTGTCCGAAGAATGGTTGATTATTGGACTTACGACTCGAAAAAGGAGACAGGTTATGTAGGTCTCAAGAATCAAGGTGCTACCTGTTATATGAACTCTCTCCTGCAAACGTTGTACCATATACCATACTTTAGGAAGGTGAGATCAAGCATTGTCCTATCCCACATGTTTCTCTAAGTGTCCGAATATCAAACTAATTTATTTAACTGTTTTCTTAGGCTGTATATCATATGCCAACAACTGAGAATGACATGCCATCTGGGAGTATTCCTCTAGCCTTGCAGAGCCTTTTTTACAAGCTCCAGTATAGTGATAACAGTGTAGCGACGAAAGAGTTGACCAAATCCTTTGGATGGGATACTTATGATTCTTTCATGCAGCATGATGTGCAAGAGCTCAACAGAGTTCTTTGCGAGAAACTTGAAGATAAGATGAAGGTAAATATGACAATAATGAGTTGCAATACGGCGATTACTTTTTTATTAACTTTGCTTTCCCCACAGGGAACTGTTGTGGAGGGAACAATTGAACAATTATTTGAAGGCCACCACATTAATTACATTGAGTGCATTAATGTGGACTACAAATCTAGCAGAAAAGAATCATTTTATGGTAGGCCTTGTCCTTTTAATTATACTTGCATGAAAACCATATACATTAATCTATGATATAATAATTGCTTATGTCATGGGCTTGCAGATTTACAGCTTGATGTGAAAGGTTGTCGTGATGTTTATGCATCATTTGATAAATATGTGGAAGTGGAGCGTCTAGAGGGTGATAACAAATATCATGCTGAGCAATATGGCTTACAGGTCCCCCACTAATCCTGTTCAGTGCATTGCTTTGTAGCTCAATACTAATTACACGATTTTCAGAGTTTTAGGAAAGTTTTAGGCATTTCAATTATATGATGGAAGTTTATGTGATGATTATCTTTTTCTGACCTTTTTGTTATTATACTTGTACCTTAATTTTAAATCTTCTTTTCATTTTCAGGATGCAAAGAAAGGTGTGCTCTTCCTTGATTTCCCTCCTGTTTTGCAACTTCAACTGAAGCGTTTTGAATATGATTACATGCGAGATACAATGGTTAAGGTTAGAACTGTGCTAAATGTCACTGTTAAAATGATATATCACTTATTTTAAATGTTTATGACTGTTTCAAGTATATTCTTAACAAAATGCTGGTTATCATGGTATGCGTCTGGATCCGAGGGTTTGGCATTGACCAAACTGTAAGGCTTTAGACTGATGAAAAACAGACATGATTTTTGAGATTTCTGAACCTGTCCCATTCGTGCACTGGTATCGATTTTGCTTATTTCAAGTTACATGCAGTATTGTTTTAGATATTTGCAAGGCTGGCGTAATTTCTTTCGAATTACACGGAACGGTTCTCTAAAGGTTGGCAAGAATTTGCGTAAAAGTAATGTGATCACATCTGTGACTCCTATGTCATGAAGTACTTGGCAGTCACTGTTACTTGCTATGTCTTTGAACTGAGAACAACACAATGGGGCTAACTATGCATTGGTAAACCTAGTTTTTTTTTGTAATTTTTTGGGCTCCTGAACCTTTTATGAACCTGCTTCTGCAGATTAATGATCGTTATGAATTCCCGCTGCAACTTGATCTTGATAGAGACGATGGAAAATATCTCTCACCAGATGCAGATCGAAGTATTAGAAACCTTTATACGCTTCACAGGTAATTTATTTATCATATGTTGTTTTTTTTCCTCGAAAGCACAGGAGAGCTGCGcatcaatatattaagaagaaaagAGGGTAAGAACCCCAGGTGGTACAGTTAAGGGCCTGTACCATACCCAAACAAAGAATCCCTGAATGCTATTACAAAAACACTAAAAGATGGGACCTGACCAACAAGAACTAAGAACTAGCACTTAGACCACCGGAGGTCCTAGGGCGAGGAGATGTGACACTCCTCGAGCCCCAGCGAAGGACCACTGGTGCAACTCTTCCTTGATGACAGAAACAACACAAGAAACATGGTTAGGAAAGTAGAACTGTGTTGTTCCAATTCTATGAATGGTTTTATATAGGCACAGCAGCTATACATAAGAAATCTAATCCATGTATGTAGAACTGGGTAGCACTTGTTGAAAAGGTGTCCCTTTTGTTACTGGAGAAGTAGGTTTGTGGCACAATGTCAATTACTGTTTCGATATTTTCCACTGCTTTTATAATATTTAGACTGATGCCACCACTGTGTAAAACTTGTTCCGTTTATGCCACTACCGTACCTCTTCGAGTGGCATAAATCGAAAATGTTTTGCCACTAAAATAGGTATGGCAGTGGCATAAAACCAAACAAGTTTCCTACAATGGTGGCACGAGTCTAAATATAACAAAAGCAATGGCAAATGTTGAAACTGTAACTGATACAGTGGCTCAAACTGATTTTTTCCTTCCTACTCTAGATGCTGATACCTTGTCTTGTGGAATAGACAAGAATCTGAATGTAGAAATTGGTAAATAAATTGTATGTATTCATTATTGTTCTTTTGCCTCATTATTACAAAGATACTCAGCTCTCCTGTGTGTTCGAGAAGAAAATATTGTTCCTCTGCCCTATATTGTGAAGCTCTGTTAGAAAATGTGCAAATTTAAAGTTCTCTTCCTTGTGTTGACTGTTAATATGAGCACATTATTAATTTTTTTCTTATGATAGTGCTCACACAGACATGATCCATTTTTTCCAGTGCTGATGTTGCCTATGTTTTGTTCAGTGTTCTTGTTCATAGTGGAGGAGTACATGGTGGTCACTATTATGCTTTCATTCGGCCGACTCTCTCAGATCAGTGGTGCGTTTTCATCTCATGGGTTCTGCTGTTTTATGGTACTGTATGTTTTATTTTAGGCCATGAACCGCTATTTGACCATGGTCCGACATTAAGCTTGAGAACATATAATTGTGACTATTTAGTTCTGAAAATGCCTCGTGTTCCTGTTACCTTGGAATGATTGGTGGGAAGATAATCTCAATTAGACTTGATGTTGTTACATATACAACGTATAGGGCAATTAGACTTGATGTCGTTACATATACAACGTATAGGGGCCTAGAATGGTTGGGCCTGATATATATGTGAGAGTTTCATGCTCCTCCGCTCATAAGTTCAGTCTACTCATTTCTGGCTTCACCACCGTCTTGTGTCAATATGCAATCCTTTGAATCTGTTGGTTAGCTTTATCAGTATCTTCTATAAGCCTTACTGTAGGTTGACAGTTCAGAGTGTTGAATAGCCTTTCACAACAATTTCTGGCCTCATCACCATGTTGTCAATATGCAATCCTCTGAATCTGTTGGTTAGCTTTATCAGTATCTTCTATCAGCCTTAATGTAGGTTGACAGTTTGGAGTGTTGAATAGCCTTTCACAACAATTTCTTATTTAACCAGATGGGACATGGAATCGCTTTCTTTGCTTATGCACACCACAACATCATCCAGTTACTATATTTTTTGAAATCTTTTGCAAGTGTCATGCTTTATGAATTTTTCTGGTTGGATACTCACTTTTCAGGTACAAATTCGATGATGAGCGGGTCACAAAAGAAGATACTAAAAAGGCACTTGAAGAGCAGTATGGGGGTGAGGAAGAGGTAACATTCTTTTTGAAAACTGTTAATTCAATACAATACAGTTACTTGTTGACTTGTTATAGTAACTTccctcatcttgcttattattTTTTCTTCTTTGCATGAAACAGTTGCCTCAAATAAATCCTGGTTTCAATAACACGCCATTCAAATTCACAAAGTATTCAAATGCCTACATGCTTGTTTATATTCGTGAGAGTGACAAGGAGAAAATTATGTGTAATGTTGATGAGAAGGATATTGCGGAGCATTTACGGGTAAGTAGTTTGGGTATACCCTCCCTCCCCCCTTTTTTTGAAGATAATGACCGATTCAACTGTGTTTTTACAGATAAGGTTgaagaaagaacaagaagagAAAGAACACAAGAAAAAGGAGAAGGCTGAAGCACACCTCTACACTATCATAAAGGTCTGGTCTTGTTTCAGTCATACCAGCTTCTCTCTCTTGGTAACTTTTCTTGATAGATCTTTGTTTGTAAAAAATGAACATAGATTGCTCGAGATGAAGATTTAAATGATCAGATTGGTAAGAATATATATTTTGACTTGGTGGACCATGAAAAAGTTCGCAGCTTCCGCATTCAGAAGCAGTTGCCTTTTACTTCATTCAAGGTAATGATCCAGAAAACTCTACCTGTTTTTAAATATCAAGGTTTCAAAGATAAGATTTTTGGATATTACTGGCCTATTTGCAAGGGATCGAGCTGCTACATTTGTGGCGGTTTTGAACTCAGTTTCAAGCCCCTCCAAACACAGCCTTATTTTCTATTATAATTTAACTACCAGGAACTAAGCAGTGCACTGCTTTATGGTCTGGCTGATTTCTGAACATTCCATCTCTCATTCCAGATTTCTTTAATTTTCTAGGTGTGCTCTATAATCTGCATTAAAGCTATAGTTTCcgatataatataatataataattatGCTTGGACTTGAATTTAGTCTCATTTGTTTTTCTAATGATCTGTTTAACAGGAGGAAGTTGCAAAGGAATATGGCATCCCTCTACAGTTTCAGCGCTTCTGGTTGTGGGCTAAGAGGCAGAACCATACATACCGGCCAAATCGTCCGCTAACACCCCATGAGGAAGCACAATCAGTGAGTCAATAACTTTTAGAAGTTCACACTAATGATCGTTCAAGTACTTGAATAAGTGGAACACTATTTGGTTCATCATTAGTAAAGTCCTCACCTCTTAACTTCTGTTCAAGTTTTATTGTTATTTGCTTGATTGATCCTTTCTTTTTTGTTCTATTTTGCCAATATATGATGTAAAAAGGttaatattttattttacgGTATCACCTGCAAGTTCGATCTTCACATATCTCTTGCAATCTGGGAGAAGTGAAGTTGTGTGCATTTCATAACGCTTGAGATTTGCTTACATGTAACATGCACCATTAGTTTATTTGAACTCATGTTCTATCAGTTTGGTTGAATTGCATGACTGTAGAATACTAGAATTTTTGCATTAGACTATAAGGATGTATTTGTCAGAGAATGTTCAGAAATATTGAAAAATTAGATGCATCATATCTTAGCCttttactccctccgttccaaattattggttgttttggcttttctaaacatatagattttgctatgcatctagatatacacTATCTAGATAAACATTACGcatctagaaaagctaaaacgacctataatttggaatagAGGGAGTACTTCTTTGACTTGTTTTAATTCTTCTTTGACTTGTATTAATTCATTTGTGATTTTAATTCATCATTTTTGTTGCACAGGTTGGGCAGCTTAGGGAAGTCTCAAATAAGGCACATAATGCTGAGCTGAAGCTGTTTCTGGAAGTTGAACTTGGACCGGTAATACCATAAGCGATTGCAGTATTTTGTTTCTCTGTCTCCTATTTCTCTCTTTATTATGCATTCCAGATTTGAGATGCATGATCATGCCTATTTACTACTATAGGAGTTATGTCCAATTCGTCCACCAGAGAAGAGCAAAGAAGACATACTACTTTTCTTCAAGCTTTATAATGCTGAGAAGGAAGAGCTTCGGTATATGTTTCTTGTTAATCTATTTGTCAATCATTGTGTTGAAAAATATTACAGATGACTCACCTGGTGACCTTGGTCTGTAATACAGTTTTGTCGGTAGACTTTTCGTGAAGGCTCTTGGAAAGCCATCCGAAATATTGACAAAACTAAATGAAATGGCTGGATTTTCTCCAAGTGAAGAAATTGAGCTATATGAGGTGATTCACAATTCTGTATTTATTTCTATAGATTACACAAATATTCAAATTTGTAGTTTGCATGTTCTACCATGTGCTCCTTGTGCTCATACAGTTCTGTTCAAGTCCTTGATTCTTCAAGTGTACCTTGCTCAATAGTTAATGTTAATGGAGCTTAATGTTATGCACTTAGTATTTAGTAATGCTGTCGTGGTGCTCTTCGCAAGATGAATTTTCTGAGGCTTTGACATTCTTATTCTGCAGGAAATTAAGTTTGAGCCAAATGTGATGTGTGAACATATTGACAAGAAACTAACTTTCCGTTCGAGCCAGGTTTGCAAAGTTTTTCTTCTTTTAGATACATTTTTTGTAGTTAACAGAGGCATTCATTGATTTCTCTGAATTTGTTTTATCATGCTTTAGCTTGAAGATGGAGACATCATCTGTTTCCAAAAGGCTCCTGTTCCTGATGGTGATACCCAAGTGCGCTATCCAGATGTTCCTTCATTCTTGGAGTATGTTCACAATAGGCAGGTATACTTTGGTATCCTGCATTTATCCAGGATAAAACCCGAACTTCACTCAGTCTTACATGAAAAGCTTGATTCTTTGTAATGTTGGGTCTTGTATATTATTTTTGCCTCCTAGTTGTTCTTGTAAATGACTCTCCATTTAATTTAATTATGTATTTGTGATGAGCATGAGCTTCCATCCCAACATCAAAGTAGCATATTTGGAGGACCAAAAACCAAATTAGCTCGACTTGTTTGCATGCACATAATCTTTGTAAAATAGTTTGTCATGTGTTGCTATACAAGAGTATATCTGGTTCTTGTTTGTTTTATTATGAAAACATAATTATGCTTGCTATTTTGTGAAGTTCGAACAATTTACTGCGAACAATTTACTGTTACTGAGCTCACTTGTAACTTCCCCCCTCAAACGCAGCTCACTTGTAACTTGTGTTGTTTGCACTATAGGTTGTGCACTTTCGGTGTCTGGACAAACCAAAGGATGATGATTTTTCTTTGGAATTGTAAGGGATTGTAAATCAAACTGATAAACTGATTTTATATTTGAACTATTGTTTTGATCAACTTACACATATGTGTTTCTTGTCTTCACTTAGGTCAAAGCTTCATACTTATGATGATGTTGTTGAGAGAGTTGCGCATCAACTTGGCTTGGATGATCCATCAAAAATTCGGCTTACATCTCACAATTGTTATTCTCAACAACCTAAACCGCAGCCTATCAGATACCGGGGAGTAGAACATCTACTGGACATGCTTGTCCATTATAATCAGGTCAAATTTCCTTTCATTAAGTAGATTGCTGCATTTGAAAATACTTAACATGACACTGATGTGTGCTACTTTCTGGTTTTTATGCTCCATTGCACAGACTTCTGATATCTTGTATTACGAGGTTCTGGACATTCCACTGCCAGAATTGCAGTGTTTAAAAACACTTAAAGTTGCATTCCACCATGCAACAAAAGATGAGGTTTGTCTCATGCTTGCCAGTAGTTCCTATGCTCATCATTTATTGCTGAAGTATGTCACTGAGACACATGAACTTGTCAGGTTGTAGTTCATAGCATAAGACTTCCAAAAAATAGCACCATCAGCGATGTGATTactgacttgaaaaccaaggtgATCACTCATCTGTCTTTCAGTTTATCCAGTTAATTTGTTTCTCTTGAAAACTCTTTTAACTGAATTGGAATGTGATGGTTTTAATTGGATTGCTATGGTATGCTTATTTTTGGTTGAAGCATGACCGCGATTCTCATTTTAATGCTCAACAGGTTGAACTATCTAACCCTGATGCTGAGCTCCGC from Panicum hallii strain FIL2 chromosome 3, PHallii_v3.1, whole genome shotgun sequence encodes:
- the LOC112884594 gene encoding ubiquitin carboxyl-terminal hydrolase 12-like isoform X2 — protein: MTMMTPPPLEQQEDEEMLVPHQELPVAGPEPAPQPMEVVAQTETANTAESQPAEDPQTSRFTWTIESFSRLNTKKHYSDVFVVGGYKWRVLIFPKGNNVDHFSMYLDVADSGNLPYGWSRYAQFSLAVVNQIHPKYTIRKDTQHQFNARESDWGFTSFMPLSDLYDPSRGYLVNDTVVVEAEVAVRRMVDYWTYDSKKETGYVGLKNQGATCYMNSLLQTLYHIPYFRKAVYHMPTTENDMPSGSIPLALQSLFYKLQYSDNSVATKELTKSFGWDTYDSFMQHDVQELNRVLCEKLEDKMKGTVVEGTIEQLFEGHHINYIECINVDYKSSRKESFYDLQLDVKGCRDVYASFDKYVEVERLEGDNKYHAEQYGLQDAKKGVLFLDFPPVLQLQLKRFEYDYMRDTMVKINDRYEFPLQLDLDRDDGKYLSPDADRSIRNLYTLHSVLVHSGGVHGGHYYAFIRPTLSDQWYKFDDERVTKEDTKKALEEQYGGEEELPQINPGFNNTPFKFTKYSNAYMLVYIRESDKEKIMCNVDEKDIAEHLRIRLKKEQEEKEHKKKEKAEAHLYTIIKIARDEDLNDQIGKNIYFDLVDHEKVRSFRIQKQLPFTSFKEEVAKEYGIPLQFQRFWLWAKRQNHTYRPNRPLTPHEEAQSVGQLREVSNKAHNAELKLFLEVELGPELCPIRPPEKSKEDILLFFKLYNAEKEELRFVGRLFVKALGKPSEILTKLNEMAGFSPSEEIELYEEIKFEPNVMCEHIDKKLTFRSSQLEDGDIICFQKAPVPDGDTQVRYPDVPSFLEYVHNRQVVHFRCLDKPKDDDFSLELSKLHTYDDVVERVAHQLGLDDPSKIRLTSHNCYSQQPKPQPIRYRGVEHLLDMLVHYNQTSDILYYEVLDIPLPELQCLKTLKVAFHHATKDEVVVHSIRLPKNSTISDVITDLKTKVELSNPDAELRLLEVFYHKIYKIFPPHEKIENINDQYWTLRAEEIPEEEKNLGPHDRLIHVYHFMKDPNQNQQIQNFGDPFLMVVREGDTAAEVMERIQRKLRVPDEEFSKWKLAFISMNRPEYLQDTDVVSARFQRRDVYGAWEQYLGLEHTDTTSKRSYTANQNRHTYEKPVKIYN
- the LOC112884594 gene encoding ubiquitin carboxyl-terminal hydrolase 12-like isoform X1, with amino-acid sequence MTMMTPPPLEQQQEDEEMLVPHQELPVAGPEPAPQPMEVVAQTETANTAESQPAEDPQTSRFTWTIESFSRLNTKKHYSDVFVVGGYKWRVLIFPKGNNVDHFSMYLDVADSGNLPYGWSRYAQFSLAVVNQIHPKYTIRKDTQHQFNARESDWGFTSFMPLSDLYDPSRGYLVNDTVVVEAEVAVRRMVDYWTYDSKKETGYVGLKNQGATCYMNSLLQTLYHIPYFRKAVYHMPTTENDMPSGSIPLALQSLFYKLQYSDNSVATKELTKSFGWDTYDSFMQHDVQELNRVLCEKLEDKMKGTVVEGTIEQLFEGHHINYIECINVDYKSSRKESFYDLQLDVKGCRDVYASFDKYVEVERLEGDNKYHAEQYGLQDAKKGVLFLDFPPVLQLQLKRFEYDYMRDTMVKINDRYEFPLQLDLDRDDGKYLSPDADRSIRNLYTLHSVLVHSGGVHGGHYYAFIRPTLSDQWYKFDDERVTKEDTKKALEEQYGGEEELPQINPGFNNTPFKFTKYSNAYMLVYIRESDKEKIMCNVDEKDIAEHLRIRLKKEQEEKEHKKKEKAEAHLYTIIKIARDEDLNDQIGKNIYFDLVDHEKVRSFRIQKQLPFTSFKEEVAKEYGIPLQFQRFWLWAKRQNHTYRPNRPLTPHEEAQSVGQLREVSNKAHNAELKLFLEVELGPELCPIRPPEKSKEDILLFFKLYNAEKEELRFVGRLFVKALGKPSEILTKLNEMAGFSPSEEIELYEEIKFEPNVMCEHIDKKLTFRSSQLEDGDIICFQKAPVPDGDTQVRYPDVPSFLEYVHNRQVVHFRCLDKPKDDDFSLELSKLHTYDDVVERVAHQLGLDDPSKIRLTSHNCYSQQPKPQPIRYRGVEHLLDMLVHYNQTSDILYYEVLDIPLPELQCLKTLKVAFHHATKDEVVVHSIRLPKNSTISDVITDLKTKVELSNPDAELRLLEVFYHKIYKIFPPHEKIENINDQYWTLRAEEIPEEEKNLGPHDRLIHVYHFMKDPNQNQQIQNFGDPFLMVVREGDTAAEVMERIQRKLRVPDEEFSKWKLAFISMNRPEYLQDTDVVSARFQRRDVYGAWEQYLGLEHTDTTSKRSYTANQNRHTYEKPVKIYN